TATTAACTTGGATAGGAGATTATGAGACTGCAAGCAAGCTAGCTAAAGAATGTCTACAGTTACTTTCAGACTCTAAACAAATAAGGAAAAAAATAAGAGAAATAGTAATTAACACGAATAGAAACTATGAAATAGCTAAAAAATTGAGAGAAGAAGGAATAACGACTACCGATCTAATTCAACTAGCTCTATATACTCTAGCTAGAAAATTCTCTATAAGACAAGAGAATAATATTGAGATAATTGAAAGAAATGATATAAAAATTTCAATAATTAAAAATTCGTTAACTAATGAGCTTAGAGGATATTGTGAAGGTTGTAAGGGATATAAATATTCATTACTTAAAAAAGGTAATGGTTACTTTATCGTATATAACGAAATAATATATGCTGAGTTCTCAGAAGGCGATACAAATGAGATAATAGAAGAGATTATAAAGAGCATTAAATTTTAAATTACGTTTTACTTTTTATCTCATGCCGCGGTAGTATAGCCCGGTCAGGTGCAGGTGACGCCGAAAGTATGCGGGCCTCTCGAGCCCGTGACCCGGGTTCAAATCCCGGCCGCGGCACTAATTTTTCATTAAAATTGAAAGAGAGTTATGTTCTCTTTATAAGGACTTAAATGGAACAGCAATCCTTATTTTTGGAACAGCGTCACTTTCTAATAAGTAGGGTAGAGAAATATGCTAATTGACGTCTCTAAGCTGGATGAGGAACAGAGGAGGAGAATACTAAGGAAAGTAGTAGAAAAACTGGGGCTAACACAGGCTGCAAAGCAACTGGGAGTAGGACGCAGTACTTTATACAGATATGTATAGCATTTTACGTAAAATCCTAGGACTAGATTATTTTTAAAAGAAATGTGTATAAGACTGTGATATTTTTATATTAAAGACTGCTAAATGTTATTATATATCTTAAATTAAGATCAAATATTAAAGTAAATGTTCATATGAATTATACAATGTAACGATTTTCTAATAAATGCTATACGTAAATACAAACCAGAATATTCCTTATAGAAGTAGTAAGGAAAGCTGCAAATATGCTAGCACCAGATGAACTTTCAGACGCTATTTACGGGTTGAAAGTTGTAGAAGTCAGTATGGGAATCTCTTTTTTATTGAGATAAACGATAACATTAGCCAAAATTGAACCAAACCGGTATTATTCAAATGAAATAACTTATATTTCATAACGATGCGTGTAAATAGACCAATTATTATTGAGCTAATAGAATATATAGAATTAATCTCACATATCCAGAACGGGACGCATAGAGTCAGCTGAAGTTCACGAAAGACAACTCCTTAGCTTGAGGGAAAGCTGTTACACGGCCTTCCTCTACCTCCATGAGGACTAGGGACTTAACAAGAGACTCACAAAACTCCCACAACTTAACCCTCCTCCAAGAACGAACCA
The genomic region above belongs to Saccharolobus caldissimus and contains:
- a CDS encoding helix-turn-helix domain-containing protein, whose amino-acid sequence is MLIDVSKLDEEQRRRILRKVVEKLGLTQAAKQLGVGRSTLYRYV